ccagcatcatatGTGACTTAGGCAGAGGAGTGCCTATCTTAGGCAGAGGAGTGCCTAAGTTTGTGGATcactagcagagataggcacctcccagTAGCCCGGACTTAAGCACTATCTCTGAGGGCTTAGCATACACCTTCTCACCTGTGTCTCCCATTGGCTAATTTaggtggctcctccccagcatgctggctttgcagatcacattctaaggcacctgtctctccccatccattgtatagggagcctcaGTTGTctaattcaggctttgtggatcacagtctgGTTCCTGTGGTTTTCTAGGGACCTAAAAATCAGGTGATGCAATACTGAGCATCGCAATgactaagtccctttgtggatccaggcctggGTGCTTAATCCTAGATGAAATACCTCTTGCACCAGTACCAGGCTGTTTCAATCCATCACTGCTCTGCTGCTCACCGCCTCCAGTCTGTGTATTtgttaacattttcattcatgtGGTTAGTTTTTTTTCTGATGTGAGCTTAGTGCTTGTGAAGGATTAAGTTAATTTATCCAGAAAAGAGCTACAGCTTCTGCAGAGTTAGTGAGAGGCTCCCTGTGCTGTCTTGCCAATGTATCGCAACCTAGATGAGCTAGCTCTAGAGGTGACAGAGTAGCTCCATCCCCAGTGCCTATGCAGTCCTTGGCCTTTTTGCTGAGACTGCAAACGAGGATGCCAGTTACTGATGGGCACTCTTCGAAAGATACCGCCAAGAGGAGTCAGAGCTCAGATGCTTGTCCTGAACTTTCTGGGCTATCCCTTTTTTCTATGTTCCTCTCTTCTCCTTGTCCcatctttctctcctccctctcaaCCCAACCAGAATCGCTTTCCTTCTTCTGGTTCCCAACTCCCTCTCTCTTAGTCCCAACAGATCCCCCCATCTTTATAACTCACCCTTTTGACCCCAAACAAGGTCCTTCAGTGCTCATCTCCCTTTTCACTCATTCTCCAGTTAGATTCTGTTCCTTATTTTTAGATGTATTCCatcatttgggggggagggatagctcagtggtttgagcattggcctgctaaacccagggttgtgagttcaatccttgagggggccacttggggatctggggcaaaatcagtacttggtcctgctagtgaaggcagggggctggactcgatgacctttcaaggtcccttccagttctaggagatgggatatctccattaattattattattattatattattattatcatgTAGGGGGAAGTGTGAAATCATATTTCACTTTACCCGTTGGATACTAGCCAGGTCTCTTCCCAAATCTACTACACTCAGGGGTGTCTATAGATTAGAGACACTGGTCCCAGAAAAATCACAGAACTCCTAAGACATGAAATCTGCTATCAGCTCAGCAGAGGTTTCCAGAGCCATTGATATACCAGCAATGGGGTATTTTGGCACAGGGTTACAGAAAATGTAATGTTACATTAATTGATTTGTCTGCTTTTCCCCTTCTTTCAATTTGTATTAAAGCGGATGGAGAAATTATCTTCTAGAAGAGTTATATTTACTCATCTCGTTCCGCACAATCTACCTGAGTCCATCTTCAAGAATAAAGCCAAGGTGAGTGCTTATTTTAATGTCTTGTAGACATACACCCTTCAGTAGAATTTTCAGGCTCCTTTAGACTTCCATTGTCATTTTTAAAGTCTACATCATAGGTACCAAGTGCTCAGTACGGCCACTTTTAGGGCCTAGTCCTCCGGTAGACTTCACGTCACATCacaatgaagtctgagagtatATCCAGCCCCATAAGGACACTCAGAAGAAGAGGGATCCTCCAGTGATAGAGGAATTGCTACACAGTCTACTGTGGGTGgtctctcattttggtgtcactAGTGGGAGGGGCTTCGCTGTGGATGGAGCTTGAATACCAccatttattttttccaatatgacCTCTGAATTTGCCCCTGTAACGTTTAATCCagtttattttaagaacattCACTAACCCAAAGGGGTGAAGGAGTCTTGTTTCAGATGAagcacatacagatagcatataATTAATTTGGGGAGATCAGGACAAGCACACTTAAATGAATGTAGCCAATAATCTTTGAAATCGAATGAGGAATAATGAAAAAATTGCAACCTCTGCATATAGGATTAATTATTATTTCTGTGCCTAATATATGAGGTCCAAGAAATTAGCAATATTATAATTACATATTATTTTTCTGATACTGCCATTTTGCTATGTCTAGCTCcagaaatatacatatatatattaatCTTCTAGGTACTGGTGCTTGTTCGAAATCCAAAAGACGTAGCTACATCTTTTTACCATTTTACCAATGTCATGTCTCCACTTCCGTCTTATGAGACCTGGGATGAGTTCTTCACAGCTTTCATGACTGGAAAAAGTACTGTTCCTTTTTCTATCTATCTCAATTATTCAATGTGTAGACtaaatttgaaaatatggaaTTTGTAACCCAGATTCATTatgcttttttcattttattttatcacAAAAATGACAGAGTTTAATAGAAGGATCTTTAAAAATTCAGACAATCTTCTTTTAAAAGGGGCTCATTGTGGgaacatgtatcatttttataaaaATCACTGAGGATGAGGAGGAAACAGTCTCATGGGAGCAATCTAGAGTTTATAAGGAAGCACAAATTGCTGACCTAGGCTTTTGGGCCCAAGGCTAAAGTTCTATGAATAGAGTGAACTGGAACTCCCCTCTCCCTTTACAGGTAGGTAAGGATTTTGAGGCAGATTTCTCCAAAGAATGTTGGGGGATAAATTTTTATTGCCGTGGAAGGGGAATTGAAATAAAGACCCCATGTAGCAGGGTgaacacccgctcctgccctgaggctttggaaaagccctgcagagggctggggcagggcaaggtaaaacctggctgattaggggaagtggctgaggagctggggagctccagcctggaaagccccaggctgcggcctaggagaaggccaggggtactgggggttgcagagggcagcccagggctaggccaaggcagcaggtccaaacccagccttgccaatgatgagtggcctatactgcagtctgccccagagagtggggatagttggtgactggcagtggccttatcctgaggtgaggtggggttagtgggtgggggttcccctgggaggggagacctagtgtgtgtgtgggtattgccagggggcagcacccagagcaaggggcaccggggtcctgggagggacacgggggccagtgcagaggacaaggcggatcaccagcctgcagagggcgctccagaggctggtgagctaattccctggacgaccagcaggaggcgctgcaggggtgagtccggacctcttACACCCCGTCTATGCCTTCAGCTGAGAAACCCTTTTCCCCGTTTGCAAAGTCCCCAGACGTGACTTTTGTTTTAGTCTGGCCTGCCACAAATCAGTTTATTAAAAGGCGGCTTTCTAGTGTTGGCAAATGAACAAATAgcaaatatctttttttaaaatatcacggTAAGTAACCAAAAACATTCAAACCCAGGCAAAACAACCTAGCTGCATCTCTCACTTTATTTTATAGTTAAGAGATGATAATTAATTTCCAATACAAAGTGTTTGAGGAATAAAAGGAACATAGAGGTTTCTAATTAAAACTTCTAAAATTCTGGTACCCGGAACGGGACTAAATCCTATTATGTCTTTAGTGGGCTAAGTAAACATCAAGTTCTAACAGTCTTCCAGGGTGCCATGAGACTATGCCGCCTGGCAGAAGGGTCAGTCTGAAGTTCTAACTATCAGTCTAGGTTTTAAGAAATATACTCAGTCTTGAGCCATTATTCgtgttaataattattaatttatatGATTCTTTGGTGTCCTCCAGTGCCTTGGGGGTCCTATTTTGACTATATTTGTGAATGGAGCAAGCATGTTGACGATGAAAATGTTATGACAATAACCTACGAAGAACTGAAAGAGGTGAGGTTACTGAAGAAGTGTTTAGGTAACAATTATACAGATTGTCTTTTGAGTGAACTCCAAAGCACCAACAGTTTACCATATGAAATAGAACTAGCCAAAATGTTCACCTATTTGATTTCTGATAAtatttttttgctgaaatttcaatgagaaaaaaaattgaaccaGTTTTTtcatgattccccccccccccattttctgatcagctctagtataagccaaaatatttttaaagcctaATTCCCAAATAACTGATATGCATATCCCTATCTGAGTAGGCATTTAATTGTAAGGTGTGTATAGACAGTATATTGTGACCTCAGCTATGTAGAGACTAAGTCTAACAGCTTTCCTCACACTGGGTGCAATTCATGTCTATACAGAGGGCCAGCATAAGATCTATGCACCACTTCAATCACACTGAAGCCCGCTAAACACACTACAGGAAAATATCAAGCCAGCTACTGTAAGTGGAAATaccacagaaataaaataatgcattttatttgACTAACATCCTCTCTCCAGAACAGGGCTTTGGGAGTGAAAAAGATAGCTGAATTCTTCGTGTTGCCCCTGACTGAGGAACAGCTTCAAGCGGTTGCAGATAGGAGCAGCTTCCAGGCTATGAAAGAGAATGCCCACAAAACCCATGGTGCATTTGGCAATGTTCTCTTCCGCAAAGGTGAATTCCTAAAAAGTTCCAAAGATACAACCAGTCTTCCAGCAGCTGTGGCAAATCATCTCCTACTTCTTTTTTTGCAGACATAACACTAGCATTTATTAACagcaaatgcattttattttcatttgataaaaatatttgaaaataaatattgttgCATATAAATTAACATTTCATCAGAAATTCCTTTTTAAAGGAGAATGTCCGAAAAAAATCCTTTAGCTAACTTTGGACACCTGCCTTTGGACATTTGGATTCCTTATCAGCTACCCCTTTTGCCCCTGCCAAAGCTGACCCTCTTGAGTTTGGGGTGAGAAGAGACACAGAGTGTGGGAATTTAGCAATAAGTTGTTTCCTCCCCTATGGTCAAAAGgatatagggccagctgcagaTCTTGTATGGTACCGGGGACCCAAAGtgggtattttcttttttttcggTCTTAAAGCTAATCCAGTTTGcattagggtgtgtctacactgcaatcagaggtctGACTGCAGCTCAGGTAGGCATACTCATGCTCAATTTAATTTAGTTAGCATGGGTAAAAATAGTAGTGAAGACGCAGTGGCATGGATCCGGGCATGGGCTAGCAATAAGAGTGTgtacagcagtgtttctcaaactgggttcgacgcttgtgtagggaaagcccctgccgggccgggctggtttgtttgcctgccccgtctgcaggtccggccgatcgtggctcccagtggccgcagttcgccgctgcaggccaatgggggctgctggaagtggtggccagtaagtccctcggcccgcgccacttccagcagttcccattggcctggagcagcgaaccgcagccagtgggagccgtgatcggccggacctgcggacggggcaggtaaacaaaccggcccgccaggggctttccctacacaaggggggaccccagtttgagaaacactgatgtaCAGCATTGCAGCTTTCTATTTCCTCAAATACATTAGCAGCAAGAGGAacaccaaggacagggtaggcctgctACTCAACgagggggaaaaacaataaccgaaaatgtggaaatggcagaagtgctaaatgacttttttgtttcagttttcaccaaaaagtttagtagcaattggatgtctaacatagtgaatgccagggaaaatgaggtaggatctgaggctaaaatagggaaagaacaagttaaaaattacttagataagGTGGATGTCCTCAAGtctccagggcctgatgaaatacaccctagaatactcaaggagctaactgaggagatatctgagccattagcaattatcttcaaaaaataatggaagatgggagagattccagaggactggaaaagggcaaatatagagacaatctataaaaaggggactaagcacaacctggggaattacagatcattcagcttaacttcagtacccggaaagataatggagaaaataattaagtaatcaatttgcaagcacctagaagataagatGATAAGTAACAAACAGCATGGATGTGTCAAAAACAAATAGGGTAACAAGCCTGGTGGATGgcgggaagcagtagatgtggtatatctttgactttagtaagacttttgatcctgtctcgcatgatcttctcataaacaaactagggaaatacaacctagatgaagctactataaggtgggtgcataactggttggaaaaccactcccagagagtagttatcagtggtccatagtcaagctggaagggcatatcaagtggggtcccgcagggattggtcctggttctgttcaatatcttcatcaatgatttagataatggcatagagagtacacttttaaagtttgtggacgataccaagctgggaagggttgcaagtgctttggaggacaggattaaaattcagaatgatatggatgaactggagaaatggtctgaagtaaacaggatgaaattaaatatggacaaatccaaagtactctacttaggaaggaacaatcagttgcacaaatataaaatgggaaatgactgcctaggaaactTTAccatggaaagggatctgggggtcatagtggatcacaaactaactatgagtcaacagtgtaatgctgttgcaaaaaaagcaaagataattctgggatgtaatagcaggagtgttgtaaacaagataCGAGAAGTACCggtaatttttccactctactctgaGCTGATACATCCTCAACTGGAGTTTTATAGAGTTAATAGAAGGATCTTTAAAAATGCAGACAATCTTCTTTAATAAGTGACTCATTTTGGgagcatgtatcatttttataaaaATCACTGAGGACCAGGAGGAAACAGTCTCACAGGAGCAATCTAGAGTTTATAAGGAAGCCCAAATTGCTGAATCAGGCTTTTGGGCCCAAGGCTAAAGTTCTATGAACAGAGTGAACTGGaactcccctctcccttcactgGTAGGTAAGGATTTTGAGGCAGATTTCTCCAAAGAATGTCGAGGGATACATTTTTATTGCCTTGTGTGACAAAGTGCTAGGTAGGAAACCCTGAATAAACACTCAGTTCACAGCAGCTCCAATCAGGCATAGCAGATTGGCACTGATAAGGCAGACCTGTGCCTAATTTGTGGGTGGGGCCGGGCAGAAAGGCTAATTAAGCCACTAGCCCAAGCCCACaaataggcacaggaaggaagagcacaggaggaagaggaaaaggaagtgaGAGGGAGATCCTTTCCTCCTGCTCGTAAAGGTGCTAGGTGTGTGGTGAagggaagataggattaaaattcagaatggtctggacaaactggagaaatggtctgaagtaaatagaatgcaattcaataaggacaaatacaaagtactctacttaggaaggaacaatcagttgcacacatgcaaaatgggaaatgactgcctaggaaggagtactgtggaaagggatctggggggtcatagtggatcacaagctaaataagagtcaacaatgtaacactgttgcaaaaaaaagcaaagatcattctgggatgtattagcaggagtgttgtaaaccaGACATGAGAATTAATTCTTCCGCTCTCCTCTGAGGTGATACATCCTCAGCTGGAGttttgtgtccaattctgggcgccacatttcaggaaagatgtggacaaattggagatatttttgttgttctcctctggactgaTTAaacgtctagaaaacatgacctatgaggaaagattgaaaaaattgggtttgcttagtctggagaagagaagaccgagggaggacatgatagcagttttattaacctttaataaaaggttgttacaaagaggaggaagaaaaattgttctcgttagtctccgaggataggacaagaagcaatgggcttaaattgcagcaatggaggtttaggttggacattaggaaaaactcctCTCAGCTAGTTAatcattggaataaattgcctaggaggttatggaatctctgtcactggagggttttaagagcaacttagacaaacacctgtcagggatggtctagataatacttagtcctgccatgagtgcaggggactggactagaagacctctcgaggtccctttcagttccaTGATTCTACGATTCTTGTCCCTTCTCTTGGGAGAGCATACTACACTGATGCTGCTGCTGTGAATACCAGTCTCACAGTCATCTGCTAAGGGGAATTCAGATAAGTAATTCCCCTTTATTTGCTCAATGCTGCTTCACAAAACTGTACTGCATAAAGTCCTAATAATTACTTTCTTTCCTTAAATGAGGTGCATTTTCCTTTTTATGTGCTATACTGTATTAGTCAATGAAGCTTAATGAGATGGACTCTATTATAGCAGTTTTACACTGGAGtcattccactgacatcagtagaaTTACACTGAAGTAACACTGAATCAGGCCTTGTGTTTAAAAATCATAGCAACACACTCCAGTTAGCGAAAGTGATCAAAATGACTGATctttagaaaaaaatagaaatgttaaatTCCTCGTTTTCAAAGTTTTTGTACATATATTATTCATACTAACACAATAAATGTTGCTTCTTTGTAGGTGGTGTTAGCGACTGGAAGAATcttttcaatgaagatcagaaccAAGAAATGGACAAAACGTTTGAAGAACTCCTAGCAAGAACTAAGCTGGGAGAAAAGATAAAGTATGAGGTGTACTGCAAAGCCTGAGGACGAAGAAAACATTGTTAAAGCAACAGTTCCCCACAATTCTATCAGATCAGTTGCATTACATGCACTAGAAAAATAGATCAAGTGATCCAAACTTCTCTGAATGTTTGTAAATGATCACAACTCTCCAGCTCTCTTTACAGTGACAGCAGATTCTCAGCATGCTTAGACTGCATTCCTTTATGCAATGCTATTGTAATCAGTCATACTCCGACAAATACTACAACACTGCTCCAGTACATATCACCTGGAAGAACCTCTCTCCCCAACTACCCTCTTTCCCCCCTACCATTGCCCCATCTCACCCAACTCCACTAGTCTTgctaaaatatttaatagcatTTGGTATGTagagacattttcaaaaaatgttttaaatgaagcatcttcTTCACAAAGGGATTTCTACCAAAGACAGGGACTGCTTCAACCCCAGCTCAAGTCAGTACAAATCTTTCCAAAAGAAGACCCATAATAAGCATTGCTCaaatggaaggagagagagagtagtTATTAAAATAAAGGAACACAATATTTTCTTAATGCTTTTCATCTTTCTGAAAATAGAGTTTTAGTCTGGGTCTGAATGACTTTGGGAAATTTGCCTGCAGATTTATGGCCCAATTccttgctggtgtaaatgggggaAACTCTATTGGAGTCAGAGGCATTGTGCCCATTTATACTCACAAAGAATTTGGCTGTTAGTATCCCAAACTACATTAGCTTGATTCTCCTCTTGGTTATATGGGTGTCAATCAGCagcagctccattgaaatcagtgaagttacactaGTACAAAATTGGTGTCAGGGAGAGCAGAGTCAGGCCCTGTATAAATTTTCTTGTGTGTCATTCTTAACTCTTGCTTTTGTTATTTCTGTAGCTATAATACAATTAAAACTATAGTCTAGCAATGGCTTAGACGCTATTTCACAGATTCTGTTGTTCTCCGAGACAAAGAACTTGGCTTGAGGTTTTGGGGTAGCCCATCCTGATGCTTAGGGTCGCTAGTGGGATAGCGGCTTTCAGAAAAAGATGTTTGAAGTGTGCCGAATATATAAGGCACTAACTGGATATGgtaactgtgacgttgtgcagtctatatggttttataaaaacatgataataagtgaatataatgtcactgggatagttttataaagatttgataataactgaatataatgcaactgggatatgcttcgtgcaaaaggtctcttgtaaggtatcattacaaagctcataatctactgattgtgatcatcctatttgtagaaatgtaccactcttgtatctaaaactagaaatataaaacataactctgagggcctattgtaattatgtaaagtgtgggccattaatgatggtttggaatcttgatgactcccattaacaaggaccattgtctgcagatggctgtgtttacctgttagtcttcctgtatatgtgtgtgctggcaagtgggcaatgaagtcttgcagtgacatgtgatcatgtcacctgaactggaatccatctttaacctggtgcttttccagtgagggggcgggggtggaaacccagagggacaaagggttcccgccttatgcaaaagatatataaaggggtggaagagaacaaagggggagaggagccatcatgaagaatcccctagctatcacctaagctggaacaagagctgtaccaggggaaagaattgtgcccaggcctggaaggtgtccagtctgagaaaaaacttactgaagcatctctgagggtgagattatctgtattcagtttgattaggcatagatttgcacattttattttattttgcttggtgacttactttgttctgcctgttaccacttggaaccacttaaaccctattttctgtatttaataaaatcactttttatttagtaatttactcagagtatgtattaatacctgggggagcaaacaactgtgcatatctctctatcagtgttatagagggcgaacaatttatgagtttgccctgcataagctttatgcagggcaaaacggatttatttgggtttagaccccattgggagttgggcatctgagtactaaagacaagcacacttctgtgagctgttttcaggtaaacttgcagctttggggcaagtgattcagaccctgggtctgtgttggagcagacgggagtgtctggctcagcaagacagggtgctagagtcctgagctggcagggaaaacagaagcaggggtagtcttggtacatcgggtggcagctcccaagggggtttctgtgatccaacccgtcacagtaacaATTGCAATAATAGAGTGAACAGGGAAACTGTAATACCCTTCACCCTTGGCTTTCCATGCAGTAGGCAGGGAAAAGCTGATTGGCAGGGGAGGGTAAGGACACTGGTGCTCCTGTGGCCCATGTGGTACTTATTATATGGATAAAGAGAAGACTTTATTCCCCATGACTGTAAATTCAGCATCTTTCCTAAGCACTAACATTCAACAGAAAATTTGTTAACAAGAATAAAATTCCAGGCATGCTGACCAGATGCCAAGGTAAGGCAGTTGTTCAAATACTGGAGCCAAGAACACCAACGAGTGCAAAGAGATGATACAGAGGGTCA
This genomic window from Emys orbicularis isolate rEmyOrb1 chromosome 3, rEmyOrb1.hap1, whole genome shotgun sequence contains:
- the LOC135876449 gene encoding sulfotransferase 6B1-like; protein product: MANHRKKFIDMIDKGIALCDTMDRDDLLFSYKGILYPTTVCSPEIFKALESFEARQEDVILAGYPKSGTNWVGQILTDLVTTSAENNEDETNSLNDEELEEFPYLEVGDAEKYQRMEKLSSRRVIFTHLVPHNLPESIFKNKAKVLVLVRNPKDVATSFYHFTNVMSPLPSYETWDEFFTAFMTGKMPWGSYFDYICEWSKHVDDENVMTITYEELKENRALGVKKIAEFFVLPLTEEQLQAVADRSSFQAMKENAHKTHGAFGNVLFRKGGVSDWKNLFNEDQNQEMDKTFEELLARTKLGEKIKYEVYCKA